One Elgaria multicarinata webbii isolate HBS135686 ecotype San Diego chromosome 6, rElgMul1.1.pri, whole genome shotgun sequence DNA segment encodes these proteins:
- the LOC134400369 gene encoding proteasome subunit beta type-5-like yields MVLASLLEPQLPVNRAGFFGLGAGCEFQLPALGTCGGGENVAAAQASGPRLALAAPCPSLSQGAAKEAADIELLHGATTLAFKFQHGVIVAVDLRATAGVYIASQTVKKVIEINPYLLGTMAGGAADCSFWERLLARQCRIYELRNKEWFSVAAASKLLANVVYQYKGMGLSMGTMICGWDKRGPGLYYVDSEGNRISGTVFSVGSGSVYAYRVMDHGYSHDLSVEEAYDLARSAIYQATHSDAYSGGTVNLYHMRQDGWIRVSSDDVSKLYEMFHDKATETVA; encoded by the coding sequence ATGGTGCTGGCCAGTCTGCTGGAGCCTCAACTGCCCGTGAACAGGGCCGGGTTCTTTGGTTTGGGGGCCGGGTGCGAGTTTCAGCTGCCCGCGCTCGGCACTTGCGGTGGGGGTGAGAATGTGGCAGCGGCTCAGGCTTCGGGGCCGCGGCTGGCTTTGGCCGCCCCTTGTCCCAGCTTGAGCCAAGGCGCCGCCAAGGAGGCTGCCGACATTGAGCTACTGCACGGGGCCACCACTCTGGCCTTCAAGTTTCAGCATGGCGTGATTGTAGCAGTGGATTTGCGGGCAACAGCAGGGGTCTACATTGCTTCACAAACAGTAAAGAAAGTCATTGAAATCAACCCTTACCTGCTGGGCACCATGGCTGGTGGTGCAGCTGATTGCAGCTTCTGGGAGCGTCTGCTGGCACGGCAGTGCCGAATCTATGAACTCCGCAACAAGGAGTGGTTCTCTGTGGCTGCTGCCTCCAAGCTCTTGGCCAACGTGGTGTATCAGTACAAGGGCATGGGGCTCTCCATGGGTACCATGATCTGTGGCTGGGACAAGCGAGGGCCAGGTCTGTACTACGTGGACAGCGAAGGGAACCGCATCTCAGGCACGGTTTTCTCTGTGGGCTCTGGTTCTGTCTATGCCTACAGGGTGATGGACCATGGctactcccatgatctctcagtCGAGGAAGCCTACGATCTGGCGCGCAGTGCAATCTACCAAGCCACACACAGTGATGCCTACTCAGGGGGCACAGTCAACCTCTATCACATGCGCCAGGATGGCTGGATCCGTGTCTCCAGTGATGATGTGTCCAAACTATATGAAATGTTCCACGACAAAGCCACAGAGACAGTGGCTTGA